The Sorghum bicolor cultivar BTx623 chromosome 6, Sorghum_bicolor_NCBIv3, whole genome shotgun sequence genome contains the following window.
AGCAGGACCGTTGTTAGGTGATATTCAAGTTGTAGCACAAACATAAAATTTAAATTCACGAAACTGTCCTCCATAAATATCAaactaataataaaactctaattTCAAGACTTATTTCACATACATAAGAGTAACTAGCAACTCATAGTCTGCTGAAGAGTAGGCACATGGGGCAGAGACCTGTTGATCCGATAGAATAAGACATCAAGAATAATCTTATCTTATACCGCAATACTTGTACTATGTTTTCGCATGGAGCAGACATTCCATATATGCGCATGTAATAAGAAAAATGTAATGATCCCAACCACCCTATTGTCTTTAACTCTCCTTCAAATTCTTACCAAAATGATAGGAGAGGAGTTATCCCTACATCTTTAAGTCTaaaggaactgacagtgaatgGGAAGCACATTTTTGAAACAAGGCCAGCCCATTTCCATTAATCGCATAAAAGAAATATAGATGTTTGAAGAGAGAACAGCATTCAGAAGAGGGGATAAAGACCACAATTATCTATCAACCTCAACTAAGATAAATGGTCAAGCACATGGTGGGTTAGACCTAAGAATGTGCATTAATATTTAGCCACTAATGTTACTCATTCTGCAAATATGCCCAAGAACAAGAGCATCAGTGATACTGATAGCTACACAAAGCAGAAATTGAGATTAGCAGTAATATTACTGTCACCTGTTACAATGACATATTGTCTCTGCTTTGTGCATGCCCCATAGAATCGAACAACATTTTCATGATTAACACTCCTGGACACAAACTAAGCTGTTAGAATTATGTGAATTAGATGATTCAATATCCTATTTTTTACCATAGTGACTTAATAAGAATATGCTTACTTTAGAATAATTATTTCTTGTAAAAACTCCACTTTTGACGAGTCATTAACATGTTCGGTTCTGAGGAACTTCACTGCAACATCCACACCTTGATAAGTTCCTCGATACCTGCAGACAAGAGCACAGATACAGCCTCTAGGTTACTGAACTATCTTTGAGGTCTTGCCCTGTATATATACACAAAATTTTGCAGCAAGATCTCTCTCGAGTTCATGATTAAGACACTTCTTTGTTAATGTTTATTGACAGTGTCCCCATATCAAACCATTTACTTAATGTGTAATGCATGGAAAGGGTATGAAACAGGCACTGGCAGTTAAGTTGTTGATAGTGCACCAAACAATTGGCATTGTAAATCATAGCATTCCTTGGAAGTGTTACTTTTCTCTTACAAGTCCCCGGAGGATCCAGATGCAATCTTCTCCCCAATCTGCAGGAAACTCCTGTCAACATTTGAATCACCAATCTGATCTTGCAGTTCCAGTATTCTTTGCGAGGCTGCAGAATTTGTTGGGTTTGATAATGAGGCCTGCATAATACATGAGATTCAAGTCTATAAGGAAAATGTTAAGCTAATGTGTTCATTCTTTTGTCTTATATTGTTGAGTAGAAGTACACAAGACACTGCATTGGTGTGAAAAGATAAATTACAGTTATGTGGGCGCATCTACCAGGCACATGCATATTTCAAGCATTTATGCAAAATTAATGAAGAAAGAAAGCATATCATACATGATTTCGTGCCGCTGTCTCCTTGAGAATCTGTAGCAAAGTATCTGTCTCCTGCAAATAACATCGCAGTGTTTTCACTCAATAAGTCAATAAGTCCATGCAAGCAAGAGTATTTAACATAAAGCCCTGATGTTTGACTCAGTAATAGAATCTAGATTTATAACCATGATGCTTGATAGCTCAACTAATATGCCAATTATCAATTTATTATCAAGCATAAAGTCAGAATCATTTTGGGTGCTTTGCCATGCAACGTAGGAATCCCAAGTTGATGAATATTTAGCATGAAACCCTTAACTGCATAACTGTCATGAACAGTCAGCTAGGCCTTATGGGTCCGTCAGTAATTATGAACATGAATCTGGATGTCCCTAACCTAAGCAGCCTGACATTATCCAGCAGTGCAACCAGACCACAAGGGTAGGGGTAGGAGAAGGTGACTGCGATAATAGATCTATTTCATCTTGCTTTCTTTTAATTGATACATCCCTCTGCTTACATAGACTTAATTGACACCTACATCTAATCTTATCCCTAACCCTAAACCTAATGGGCCTCCAGTAGTACTACTGACCCAGCCCATAAGGCCTAGCTGACTGCCTATGACAATAACTTTGTAGGTTAATAtaaaattatttatatattcTGCAAACTATTACCTAAGAGGGACTCCTCCCCTTTTGCACCTTTTAAGAACAATGTTGTCCGGAATAAGATGCCTTGTTCTGATATTACAGATGCATATTGCTAAGATTGGCTAGGGACAGTGGCTACGGAATATAGTCTGTATAACTGTATTATTTCCCACTTGACATTATAGGCAGTTAGTTTGTCTTATTCAAAGTCTCTTCTCTCCATAAAAAGGGAGAATATTCAGCTGCAAGTTTCAACAGAACTCCGTTCCTACCTGAAGATCTGAAGATACCAAGCTTGgaagatttatttattatattGGGTTCTGTTAAAAGTGTGTTTTCCTGATTCCTTCTGGAACCgctttttctttcttctgtatcctgctccccccccccccccccacacacacaccaccAAAAGGTCTACAAGGATTTCCTTGTTCTTGTGTAATTATGTTTTCAACAGTAACATTCAAGCACCTAAGTGGTTGCTGTAGTTTCTTTCAGGGAAAAACAGTTCCTACAGAACATGCTCCAAATATACATCAATAAACAAGCTAGCGCTACACAACCACTCCCTGGTAGTTTACCTCTGTATCCCAGCCATCAACAACAAATACATCCAAACAAAAGCCATCAGTTGTTGAGAAGACATGAGCTTCACGGATGTTCAGTCCAACTTCAGACAGCAAAGCAGATAGCTACAAACAACAGTGCAAACAAACATTCAAACTCAAGTAACATGGTATGTCATTGATCTTAAGTCGTAATGCAAGCTACATAAATAACACGAGGATTGGTGTTCTAAGTCTTTACCTGAGCGAGGAGCTTTGGCTTGTCAATGGTAGAAAAAATAATTTCATGGATATGGAGGATTTCTACGCCTTTCCTGTGGATATCTGAGTGTCAGTTTCAGAAATTCCATGAACCAGCGAAAAACTCATAAGTGAAGCAATTTAAGAGAATGATTTCCCGAAAAGAAGTTCCAAATACTGCACATTGGTTGGAGATAGCAGAACGAGGTAAAATATAAAAGCAGGTGAGGAAGACATGACCAAACATTTCACAGAAATATGCTGAATTGCTAGTGTCTAACATGTATAAGTTTATGTTCATAATCAACCAAATTTTATAATCAAAACATGTCACAGCTAGCCCAGATTACGGATCACTGCACTGGTGGTGACTACATTTAAAAGGTACTCCTTTCACATCAAAGAAGCTTGCTGCAATAACTCTTCCATTCAGACCTACGGTTGCAGACAGCCCCGTTCACAACAAATGGAAGCATGGTAGAAACACTCTATCAGTTTACAACAATCAGACATGTCGTATCATTATTCTAAACCAAAGGTATGAGTTCTGCCATGGTCCATGGATATATCATTCAggctttaaataaaaaaattgaagCATGAGCTTTTGCAAGTGAAGTCATGATAGAGGTGGTTGTTTCAGATCAAGTCATATGGCTGAACTCAACAAGATCATGGCACAGTACAAGGTTTCATTGATACAGCTCCCGTTAAGCTGGGGTAGACACAGACCTCTCAGAACTGGCCTCAAAGTCATCCTCCACAACTTTTTTTCTAGTTAAACTGAGGTCCTCCATCCCTTCGCATGGCTCAAATTCTCTAGGCTCAGATTCTCTGTGCAGCATATATAAGAATACGTTTTAGCAAGCAAGATATACTACCAACACCTAAAAAACGCATACAAGGCACAACTTGTTCTCTTCAAAAAGGCTCATCGAAACTACAGACGACAAGAGGTTGATTTAAGTTGCACTAAAGGTAAAATTCTCAAGGATTTGACCATATGGCGTTGCAAAGTGCGTGGGTCATATAGCCTGTACCTCAAAGTGGAAGCCTGAGAACCCCCACAATTACCGTTTTCACTCGTAGGGAGGCCCTCCGTGTTATCATGTGAATCCGCCGAGGTCGAGGCACACTGTTTATTTATATAGAGGCAGAAGCAGAACAAAAAAATCTCAGTCCCTTCTAAAAAAAATACGATCCCAATCTGTGCTGGCACAGTGGAGAGGCGATCGAGCACTGGTGCTCACGTGCAAGAAGCGGACATGGAAGATGGGGCGCTTTTCAGGGTCGGCGCACTCGTTGAGAATTGTCCGGTGCAGCAGCACGTCCTCGGCCTTCTCGACGTTCACATCGATGGCGTAGCTGCACACACATATACATAAATAGAGCGGAAGACGTATCAAGAGGTGATTGGAAGCGAAGGAGAAGGAATCAGGTGGGTGAGCAAGAGAGTCGTCGACCGACGGCGCTGACCTCAGCGGCAGGCGCTCGAAGTGGCGGTAGAGCAGTTCGAGGAAGGCCGGCGGGTCCGCGACGACCTCCGGGTTTCCCTTCTCCAGGAGACGGTCGAAGACCTCCTTGGCGATGTCAGTGTAACCGtgcgagccgccgccgccgccgccgccggccgaggaggaggttcctcggtcggcggcggcgggggggcAGGTGCTCTCGCCCACGCCCTCGGTGTCATCGTCCATCTCCCGCGGCGCCGAAGTGCCGCCTCCACCTACGGCTCGGCCATAGAAACGCCCGCCAGCCGCGTCCTGGATTTAGCACCGGGGCGGGGgatgcagcggcggcggcgacgagatagagaaagagagagagaggccgaTGGCGACCGGCGAAATGCGCGGGCGGGCGTGGGAATCCAAGGGGATCTTTTTGGCAGAATCTTGTGGAGGAAGGCGCCCGACCCGTATTTATAGGTAGAAGAAGAGGCGACGCAGCGCGGGAGGCACAGGCAGGGGCAGTTTGGTACTTGCCGGTGA
Protein-coding sequences here:
- the LOC8055459 gene encoding serine/threonine-protein kinase STY8, with product MDDDTEGVGESTCPPAAADRGTSSSAGGGGGGGSHGYTDIAKEVFDRLLEKGNPEVVADPPAFLELLYRHFERLPLSYAIDVNVEKAEDVLLHRTILNECADPEKRPIFHVRFLHCASTSADSHDNTEGLPTSENGNCGGSQASTLRESEPREFEPCEGMEDLSLTRKKVVEDDFEASSERKGVEILHIHEIIFSTIDKPKLLAQLSALLSEVGLNIREAHVFSTTDGFCLDVFVVDGWDTEETDTLLQILKETAARNHASLSNPTNSAASQRILELQDQIGDSNVDRSFLQIGEKIASGSSGDLYRGTYQGVDVAVKFLRTEHVNDSSKVEFLQEIIILKSVNHENVVRFYGACTKQRQYVIVTEYMPGGNLYDFLHKLNNTLDLTKVLRIAIGISKGMDYLHQNNIIHRDLKTANLLMGSDYVVKIADFGVSRNPSQGGDMTAETGTYRWMAPEVINHKPYDHRADIFSFAVVLWELVTSKIPYENLTPLQAALGVRQGLRLEIPPLVHPQLSKLIQRCWDEDPNLRPSFSEITVELEGMLRHHQASKGSNKHSKAKVHKKSQR